In the Gloeocapsa sp. DLM2.Bin57 genome, AAACAATTGCTTTCTATATTGATAATCTATTCTTTCACGATAACTGACTATTTCAGGATATTTTTGGTTAGCACGAGCTATAACATCATAATAAAATCGATTTGATTCAGATTCTCGAGCAAATTTTTCTGAAAGTATTTTATGATAATCTGGGTTATTTCTTCCAAAATTAATAACATCAATAAACCGGTTTAAATCAGCTGATCCATGAGCCAAAGTATCGCAAGCAAAAGGTAGTAAGAAAACTTTTTTGCCTAATCCTCTTTCAATATCTTCTCGTACTTCTGGCTGAGGAACAAATAAATAATCTATTAATTCTAAATATTTTTTTTGATATTTTAATAGTAACCAGGAATCAGAAATATAGGCAACAACAATATCAAATTTTTTACGCCAGTTTTTTATACTTGACAGTAACTCAAAACAAGAACCAGCTACATCGATCATAAATAATATGTTAGGGGTTTCTGTCTGAGAAATAGGGAACTGTTCAATATTGTAAAGACCAAATGTTTTGTTAAAAACCTTCTTTGTTTTACTATCAATAGAATTAATAAGAAATTTTAATTCTTTTTTTAATGTAGGTATAATCAAAGTTCCTTGCAAAAGGGAAACCATTAAATCTTCTAATTCAAAAAGACTATCATAGGAAACACTGGAAACTAATC is a window encoding:
- a CDS encoding glycosyltransferase family 1 protein yields the protein MIYLLSCRGLVSSVSYDSLFELEDLMVSLLQGTLIIPTLKKELKFLINSIDSKTKKVFNKTFGLYNIEQFPISQTETPNILFMIDVAGSCFELLSSIKNWRKKFDIVVAYISDSWLLLKYQKKYLELIDYLFVPQPEVREDIERGLGKKVFLLPFACDTLAHGSADLNRFIDVINFGRNNPDYHKILSEKFARESESNRFYYDVIARANQKYPEIVSYRERIDYQYRKQLFYLLRHSKLALLFDNPYTKQKRKIPYSYLTVRWFEASASGCAIVGKRPTTSLYNELFPWENATIELPDDPQEGIEFIENLLEDESRLHTMHKRNYLENLIRNDWRHRIKYMLEVINIPLPNSLVQDLDKLQRIYSEGI